The window CGAAGTAGAGTTGGTTCCCCAGGGGAAAAAACTAAGCGAAGATGACTTGGCGGCATATGCTGCCGAAGCGGATGCGATGGTGGTGGGGGTTGAAAAAATTACCGGCCGCGTCATCCAGGCCGGGAAAAAGCTGAAAGTGATCGCCAAGCACGGCGCCGGCGTCGACAACATCGATATGGGCACAGCCACTAAGAATGGAATCGTGGTTACCAGCGCCCCCGGCGCAAACAGCGATGCCGTGGCGGATATGACCATGGGGCTGTTTCTGGCGCTGGCCAGAAAAATACCCTATGCCGACCGGTCGGTGAAGGGGGGGGAATGGCCCCGGATCGTCGGTACCGGGGTCAACCAAAAGACCTTGGGGATTATCGGCGTGGGACAGATTGGAAAGAAGGTGGCCAAACGGGCCCAGGGGTTTGACATGAAGGTGCTGGTGTACGATGTGGTCAAGGATGACGCGTTCGCCCGGACGGTTGGCGCCACTTATGTCTCCCTTGACGAAATATTCACCAAAGCGGATTTTATTTCAATTCACGTTCCCTTGATCGAAGCCACCCGGAACATGGTCGGCGCCCGGGAATTCGGCATGATGAAAAAAGGCACTTTTCTGGTGAATGTGGCCCGGGGCGGAGTGGTTGACGAAAAGGCCCTTTTTGATGCGTTAAAGGAAAATAAGATTGCCGGGGCGGCTTGTGATGTGTTTACACAGGAACCCGCCAAGGGCAATCCGCTGCTGACGCTGGAAAATGTGATCGCGACGCCGCATATGGGAATGTATACCCGTGAAGCGCTGGTCGACACCGGCATGATATGCGTACGCAATATCAGGGATGTGCTTGAGGGTCGTAAACCGAATTTTCTAAATAATCCGGAAATTTTTAAATAATAGGAGCGTTTCAATGAAGGCTGCACGGGTCTATGAACCTGGTAAGATTGTGATCGAAGATGTCCCGGTTCCCGAACCGAATGAAAACGATGTCTTAATCAAGGTGCATCGGGCCGGTATCTGCGGAACGGATGTCAGCGTGGTTCATGGCTATGCCAAGGCCGAGCTGCCGGTAACCTTGGGGCATGAATTCTCAGGGACGGTTGCAAAAGTGAGAAGTTCTTCACTCACAGATTTTAAGGAAGGGGAGCCGGTTATTTGCGGCGGCGGATGGGGCTGCGGGGATTGTGATTTTTGCCGCAAAGGGATGGGCTTATATTGCAAAAAAAGAGTTTCGCTGGGCCGCAATACCGACGGCTGCATGGCGGAATTTATCAAAGTTGATTATCGGGCCGTTCGACGCATACCCGCAAACGTCACGTTTGATGAAGCCCAGAATACCGTCAACATTGCCTGCGCGGTTAGGGCATTTAAAAAAGTACCCCTGCAACTGGGCAAGACGGTTGCGGTTTTCGGACCGGGCAATGCCGGACTGATCATGCTGCAACTCCTGAAAATGGCCGGGGCCTATCAGGCGGTGATGGTGGGAACCCGTGATTTCCGGCTCCAGGCTGCGATAAACTTC of the Desulfobacterales bacterium genome contains:
- a CDS encoding phosphoglycerate dehydrogenase, with protein sequence MSFKLVSTSPTFGYYAMEPVEYLQQHGCEVELVPQGKKLSEDDLAAYAAEADAMVVGVEKITGRVIQAGKKLKVIAKHGAGVDNIDMGTATKNGIVVTSAPGANSDAVADMTMGLFLALARKIPYADRSVKGGEWPRIVGTGVNQKTLGIIGVGQIGKKVAKRAQGFDMKVLVYDVVKDDAFARTVGATYVSLDEIFTKADFISIHVPLIEATRNMVGAREFGMMKKGTFLVNVARGGVVDEKALFDALKENKIAGAACDVFTQEPAKGNPLLTLENVIATPHMGMYTREALVDTGMICVRNIRDVLEGRKPNFLNNPEIFK
- a CDS encoding alcohol dehydrogenase catalytic domain-containing protein yields the protein MKAARVYEPGKIVIEDVPVPEPNENDVLIKVHRAGICGTDVSVVHGYAKAELPVTLGHEFSGTVAKVRSSSLTDFKEGEPVICGGGWGCGDCDFCRKGMGLYCKKRVSLGRNTDGCMAEFIKVDYRAVRRIPANVTFDEAQNTVNIACAVRAFKKVPLQLGKTVAVFGPGNAGLIMLQLLKMAGAYQAVMVGTRDFRLQAAINFGASHVVNVKKQDPVEAILKWFPDGVDVVIEASGNAGALQSCFSVVKPSGAVVVFGIFSDRIKNFDPSFLYYKEPVIYGSKGAAGAFEEALKLLAEKRLEILPMITHRFPLAETAAAFKVFEDKVPEALRIVIEVAP